The Dyadobacter subterraneus genome window below encodes:
- a CDS encoding cytochrome c oxidase subunit II yields the protein MYFIIAIVALVFVVLTGIVISRLQGVLSSVKKPESADAVPEGNGWNGAMFIVILVAAAIGITWSYLHAREHFLPVASSVHGRRTDDLFWFSMGILTIPFAFVNFLIFFFAWKYQYKKGNKASFYPDNHKLELIWTIIPAIVMAMLVFTGWKAWSDITSDAPADAEVIEITGKQFNWIVRYGGVNDNKLGNYNYKLIDAQNEVGIDLSDENSFDDFLNPTEMHIPVNRPVLLKIRARDVLHSVFIPHMRVKMDAVPGMPTKFWFVPDKTTAQMRADLNDPNFKYEIACTEVCGQGHFSMKINLVVEDEASYKKWCAEQTTFLQTYPEYLAKVPDNLKAKAMKGLPAETTTPADTAKTASAGGGIGTSAALR from the coding sequence ATGTATTTTATCATTGCAATAGTTGCCTTAGTTTTTGTGGTTCTCACAGGTATTGTGATTTCCAGGCTGCAAGGCGTTCTCTCAAGTGTTAAGAAGCCGGAATCGGCTGATGCTGTACCGGAAGGTAATGGCTGGAATGGAGCGATGTTTATTGTAATTCTTGTTGCAGCTGCCATCGGAATTACATGGTCTTACCTGCATGCAAGAGAGCACTTCTTGCCGGTTGCATCATCTGTACACGGAAGAAGAACAGATGATCTGTTTTGGTTCTCAATGGGAATCCTTACAATCCCGTTCGCATTTGTAAACTTTTTAATTTTCTTTTTTGCCTGGAAATACCAGTATAAAAAAGGTAATAAGGCTTCTTTTTACCCGGACAACCACAAGTTAGAATTGATCTGGACTATTATTCCGGCAATTGTAATGGCTATGTTGGTTTTTACAGGTTGGAAGGCTTGGTCTGATATTACATCTGATGCTCCTGCTGATGCAGAAGTTATTGAAATTACCGGAAAGCAGTTTAACTGGATTGTTCGTTACGGTGGTGTGAATGACAACAAACTTGGTAACTACAATTATAAGTTGATTGATGCTCAAAATGAAGTTGGTATAGATTTATCAGATGAGAATTCATTCGATGATTTCTTGAATCCTACTGAAATGCACATTCCTGTTAACAGACCAGTTCTTTTGAAAATTCGTGCACGTGATGTTTTGCATAGTGTATTTATCCCTCACATGCGTGTGAAAATGGATGCGGTTCCTGGTATGCCGACCAAATTCTGGTTTGTGCCGGACAAAACGACAGCGCAGATGCGTGCTGATTTAAACGATCCGAATTTCAAATATGAGATAGCATGTACTGAAGTTTGTGGACAAGGTCATTTTTCTATGAAGATTAACCTGGTTGTTGAAGACGAAGCTTCTTATAAAAAATGGTGTGCTGAACAAACTACGTTTCTTCAGACTTACCCGGAATATCTTGCGAAAGTACCTGACAACTTGAAAGCTAAGGCAATGAAAGGTTTGCCGGCTGAAACAACAACTCCGGCTGACACTGCTAAAACAGCTTCTGCGGGCGGTGGAATTGGAACAAGTGCAGCACTTCGCTAA
- a CDS encoding quinol:cytochrome C oxidoreductase has product MASAHSIPSIEERFEFTSGAKRNLIIGGAVGAALVVVGIYLAANGGGHHEVEAAHGAVNAITGHAAAAGHEAAGHAAPEEHHVSWLTRIWANLWVNAVYFTGISVVGMFFISYNYLAQAGWSAVFKRVPEAMPAFLPITGIIMLLVFIFGGHDLFHWTHSEVYEVGGPEYDEVLAGKHGYLNTPFFVGRLVFYFVAWYFMWRKIRQFSLEEDQIGGTELYDKSIRLGTAFLVIFGVTSSTSAWDFVMSIDPHWFSTMFGWYTLASWHVAGLAVITLTVVMLRERGYLKAVNSSHLRDLGKFVFAFSIFWTYVWFAQFLLIYYANQPEEIIYFIERFRGHGSIFKAPFFITLFLNFFLPFLVLMTRDAKFTHSILKVACWSVIIGHYMDFYTNIMPGSAGDTAGFGPLEWGFFIVFICGFVWSMATQLEKANLIPKHHPMLEESLHHDIA; this is encoded by the coding sequence ATGGCATCAGCACATTCGATTCCTTCTATTGAAGAACGGTTTGAATTCACATCGGGAGCTAAAAGAAACCTTATTATTGGAGGAGCTGTTGGAGCTGCTCTGGTTGTAGTAGGGATTTATCTGGCAGCTAACGGCGGAGGACATCATGAAGTAGAAGCAGCACACGGAGCTGTAAATGCTATAACCGGACATGCTGCGGCAGCTGGTCATGAAGCGGCGGGTCATGCTGCTCCGGAAGAGCATCACGTTAGCTGGCTAACACGTATCTGGGCGAACCTTTGGGTGAATGCAGTATATTTTACCGGAATATCTGTGGTTGGAATGTTTTTCATTTCCTATAACTACCTTGCACAAGCAGGATGGTCAGCAGTATTTAAAAGAGTACCTGAAGCGATGCCGGCATTTTTACCAATAACCGGTATTATAATGCTTTTGGTATTTATCTTCGGAGGTCATGACTTATTCCACTGGACACATAGTGAAGTTTATGAAGTAGGTGGACCAGAATATGATGAAGTTTTAGCGGGAAAACATGGATATCTTAATACTCCCTTTTTCGTAGGAAGACTAGTATTTTACTTCGTGGCATGGTATTTCATGTGGAGAAAAATACGTCAGTTTTCTTTGGAAGAAGATCAAATCGGAGGTACTGAGTTATATGATAAATCAATACGTTTAGGAACAGCATTTCTTGTAATATTTGGAGTAACTTCTTCAACATCTGCATGGGATTTTGTAATGTCAATCGATCCTCACTGGTTTAGTACTATGTTTGGATGGTATACACTTGCGAGCTGGCACGTGGCTGGATTGGCAGTGATTACTTTGACTGTGGTAATGTTAAGAGAAAGAGGATATTTGAAAGCAGTAAATTCAAGTCACCTTAGGGATTTGGGTAAATTCGTTTTCGCATTCAGTATTTTCTGGACATATGTATGGTTTGCCCAATTCCTTTTAATCTATTATGCCAACCAGCCAGAGGAAATTATTTATTTCATCGAGAGATTCAGAGGACATGGAAGTATTTTCAAAGCTCCTTTCTTTATAACTTTGTTCCTTAATTTCTTCTTACCATTCCTGGTTTTGATGACAAGAGACGCGAAGTTTACGCATTCGATTCTAAAAGTGGCTTGCTGGAGTGTAATTATCGGCCATTATATGGATTTTTACACGAACATTATGCCTGGTAGTGCTGGGGATACGGCGGGATTTGGACCGTTGGAATGGGGATTTTTCATTGTCTTCATTTGTGGATTTGTTTGGTCGATGGCGACTCAATTGGAAAAGGCAAATTTGATTCCAAAGCACCATCCAATGTTGGAAGAATCATTGCATCACGATATCGCCTAA
- a CDS encoding c-type cytochrome, whose amino-acid sequence MKLKSLYRYSLALAVILTAAFSCTRDPNNPGKQYAPNMYLPVGYEPYRQEKANPINPMGLTMRLPVEGTVARRNYKTSFGGGDSAKVDLMVYNIPADSISISERVLKNPVPLNENTLAEGKVLFERYCQHCHGATGAGDGKVGAVYKGVPNYASDAYKNLNEGHIFHVITYGKARMWPHGSQINPEERWKIVHYVQKLQKGA is encoded by the coding sequence ATGAAATTGAAAAGTTTATATAGATATTCACTAGCTCTGGCTGTTATTTTAACTGCTGCATTCAGTTGTACGCGTGATCCTAATAATCCAGGCAAGCAATATGCACCGAATATGTACCTGCCTGTTGGATATGAACCATACAGACAGGAAAAGGCAAATCCTATTAACCCGATGGGTTTAACAATGCGCTTGCCGGTTGAAGGAACAGTAGCCCGTCGTAACTATAAAACGTCGTTTGGCGGCGGGGATTCAGCGAAAGTTGATCTTATGGTTTACAACATTCCAGCAGACAGTATTTCTATTTCAGAAAGAGTATTGAAAAATCCTGTTCCTCTTAATGAAAACACGCTTGCAGAAGGTAAGGTTTTGTTTGAGAGATATTGCCAGCATTGCCACGGTGCAACCGGAGCAGGTGATGGAAAAGTTGGAGCTGTTTACAAAGGGGTTCCTAATTATGCGAGCGATGCATACAAAAACCTGAATGAAGGACATATTTTCCATGTAATTACATACGGTAAAGCACGGATGTGGCCTCATGGTTCGCAAATTAATCCTGAGGAGCGTTGGAAAATTGTACACTACGTACAAAAGCTGCAAAAAGGAGCATAA
- a CDS encoding DUF3341 domain-containing protein — protein sequence MAELSGKYLVGVYDDDDTVLHAVPKLRKAGVKIQEVYSPFPIHGLDDALGHPRTRIGIAAFMFGVTGCCVALTLMIWTMGIDWPMIVGGKDSISLPNYIPITFELTVLFTAFGMVITFFISNGLGPGTHFHERFDVRATDNKFVMAINLGRNSMSEDEISRALRDSGAEEVNIKQF from the coding sequence ATGGCAGAATTATCTGGTAAATATTTAGTTGGAGTCTACGACGATGACGATACTGTACTGCATGCAGTACCAAAACTCAGAAAGGCTGGAGTAAAAATACAGGAAGTGTACTCACCTTTTCCTATTCACGGATTGGACGATGCACTTGGACATCCACGTACAAGAATCGGGATTGCAGCATTTATGTTTGGGGTAACCGGATGTTGTGTTGCGTTAACTCTGATGATCTGGACAATGGGTATCGACTGGCCAATGATTGTAGGTGGTAAAGATTCAATTTCTTTGCCTAACTATATTCCTATCACATTTGAGTTGACTGTGCTTTTCACAGCATTTGGTATGGTTATCACATTTTTTATCTCGAATGGACTAGGGCCTGGTACGCATTTCCATGAAAGATTTGATGTTCGTGCTACCGACAACAAATTCGTGATGGCAATTAACTTGGGTAGAAATTCAATGAGTGAAGATGAGATTTCCCGTGCACTAAGAGATAGCGGTGCAGAAGAGGTTAACATCAAACAATTTTAA
- the nrfD gene encoding NrfD/PsrC family molybdoenzyme membrane anchor subunit, with amino-acid sequence MHVTSPVREPLIQGGKTYADVTEDICRHVEGKPTKEWKIAFGISLVVLAYGSCCLAWTWWEGLGVWGLNKTVGWAWDITNFVWWVGIGHAGTLISAILLLFRQKWRTSINRAAEAMTIFAVICAASFILMHMGRPWMAYWALPLPNAFGSLWVNFNSPLVWDVFAISTYFSVSLVFWYIGLIPDLATIRDRATSKVSRFMYGTFAMGWDGSAKTWSRYEYISLILAGLSTPLVLSVHTIVSMDFATSVIPGWHTTIFPPYFVAGAIFSGFAMVQNLMLITRVVYKLEDYITLEHIETMNKVITLTGSVVGVAYITEFFIAWYSGVEYESYAFINRATGPYWWAYWAMMTCNVISPQLFWSRKLRRSITFTFFISVIVNIGMWFERFVIIVTSLHRDYIPSSWAMFSPTRFDIGDYIFSFGLFFTLFLLFSKYLPVVNMAEVKAVIRSTSANLPKKIAGVAKVRQREAAAPLFNKDIE; translated from the coding sequence ATGCATGTTACTTCACCCGTAAGAGAGCCCCTTATTCAAGGCGGGAAAACGTATGCAGACGTAACGGAAGATATCTGCCGACATGTCGAAGGAAAACCTACAAAGGAATGGAAAATTGCTTTCGGGATTTCACTAGTCGTTTTGGCATATGGATCTTGTTGTCTTGCATGGACCTGGTGGGAAGGTCTGGGCGTGTGGGGATTAAATAAAACCGTAGGTTGGGCATGGGATATCACTAACTTCGTTTGGTGGGTTGGTATCGGTCACGCGGGTACATTGATCTCCGCGATTCTTTTACTCTTCCGTCAGAAATGGAGAACATCCATTAACCGTGCGGCAGAAGCGATGACAATTTTCGCTGTAATTTGTGCTGCATCATTTATCCTGATGCACATGGGTCGTCCATGGATGGCATATTGGGCTTTACCGTTACCTAACGCATTTGGTTCTCTTTGGGTAAACTTCAACTCTCCTTTGGTTTGGGACGTTTTCGCGATCAGTACATATTTCTCTGTATCACTTGTTTTCTGGTATATTGGTCTTATCCCTGATTTAGCTACAATTCGTGACCGTGCAACTAGTAAAGTTTCCCGCTTCATGTATGGAACTTTCGCAATGGGATGGGACGGATCAGCAAAAACATGGTCTCGTTACGAATATATTAGCTTAATTCTTGCGGGTTTATCAACTCCACTTGTACTTTCGGTACACACGATTGTAAGTATGGACTTTGCTACCTCGGTAATTCCGGGATGGCACACAACAATTTTCCCTCCTTACTTCGTTGCGGGTGCGATTTTCTCGGGATTTGCGATGGTGCAAAACCTTATGTTGATCACACGTGTGGTTTACAAACTGGAAGATTACATTACGCTTGAACACATCGAAACCATGAATAAGGTAATTACCTTGACTGGTTCGGTTGTTGGGGTTGCTTATATCACTGAATTCTTTATTGCCTGGTACTCAGGAGTTGAATACGAAAGTTATGCATTTATCAACCGTGCTACCGGACCTTATTGGTGGGCATACTGGGCGATGATGACTTGTAACGTAATCTCTCCACAGTTGTTCTGGTCAAGAAAACTTCGTCGCAGCATTACATTTACATTCTTTATATCTGTTATTGTAAACATTGGTATGTGGTTCGAACGTTTTGTAATCATTGTTACATCACTTCACCGTGACTACATTCCTTCGAGCTGGGCAATGTTCTCCCCTACCCGTTTTGATATTGGGGATTATATTTTCTCTTTCGGATTGTTCTTTACGCTGTTCCTGCTTTTCTCTAAATACCTACCTGTTGTAAACATGGCGGAAGTTAAAGCGGTAATCAGATCTACTTCTGCAAATTTGCCTAAGAAAATTGCAGGTGTTGCAAAAGTGAGACAACGCGAAGCGGCTGCTCCGTTATTTAACAAGGATATAGAATAA
- a CDS encoding TAT-variant-translocated molybdopterin oxidoreductase: protein MENTNKRYWRGLEELRNDEKFIKDAGSEFSNAPTESQYESLVDGAGTHRRDFLKVLGFGMAAVSLAACETPVKKAIPYVNKPEGEFPTIANWYASTYAEGGDYASILVKTREGRPIKIEPNTLSGVTKGVSSRAHASLLGLYDNEKLRGPKKGEDLKVTWDAVDKDITSQLSSIAAKGGAIRIVSSTLLSPSTKSVIADFTTKYPTTRHITYDANSSSAIVKGNELSFGKAVIPSYAFDKAKVIVAVDADFLGAWISPDDFSRQYAETRKLSSAKDGKKDMSRHYQFESVLSMTGSNADYRSAVKPSQLGLVVTSLYNKVAAKLGGKSISAPAVEAAHLDKAAADLVAAKGSALVVSGINDPSVQVVVNALNSLLGSYGSTIDLDTPVNFRQGNDIAMNEFVDEVKGGKVEAVIFYAANPVYDHPRGSELATAIPKVALSISFNDRADETASLVKFITPAPHYLESWNDAEPKAGFYSLTQPTISLIFSTRQAQASLLKWAGQPSDYHEYVKAYWRKNIYTQGGTDSFEKFWVQSLHDGFFKTNRTASSAGVTFAGNVDEAASAIGKKYKASSTGIELALYENVGVGTGFAANNPWLQELPDPVTKATWDNHASISQKTAKELGFAQGDVVKVDLKGKSVEVPVIIQPGQANGTVAITIGYGREKAGKSANGVGKNVYPLASFSAGYLTFAPGEVTVSKTGETREIAQTQTHNTVMGRKSVLQETVLAHFQKDPLAGRFIPKIETSEGAVDATDLSLWNGHKYPNHSWGMVIDLNTCFGCGSCVISCQSENNIPVVGRQEVINSREMHWLRIDRYYSSDAEVGDYTAMEVASENPEVTFQPMLCQHCNNAPCETVCPVLATTHSSEGLNQMTYNRCVGTRYCANNCPYKVRRFNWFKYFDNDNFDYHFNNDLGKMVINPEVTVRSRGVIEKCSMCVHKIQEGKLTAKKERRRVVDGEINVACASSCPTDAITFGDMNDPESRISKILEVEREGRAFHMLEEINVRPQISYLTKVRNKDAAAVKEEAKKEHA from the coding sequence ATGGAAAATACTAATAAAAGATATTGGAGAGGGCTTGAAGAGCTGCGTAATGACGAAAAATTCATTAAAGACGCAGGTTCAGAGTTTTCTAATGCACCAACAGAGAGTCAATATGAAAGTCTGGTTGACGGAGCAGGTACTCACCGTCGCGATTTCTTAAAAGTTTTAGGTTTTGGTATGGCGGCTGTTTCATTAGCTGCTTGCGAAACGCCTGTTAAAAAAGCAATTCCTTACGTTAACAAGCCTGAGGGAGAATTTCCAACAATTGCGAACTGGTACGCATCTACTTATGCAGAAGGTGGTGACTATGCAAGTATTCTTGTAAAAACACGTGAAGGCCGGCCAATTAAAATTGAGCCAAATACACTTTCAGGTGTTACAAAAGGTGTTAGTTCAAGAGCACATGCTTCTTTACTTGGACTTTATGATAACGAAAAATTAAGAGGTCCTAAAAAAGGTGAAGATTTAAAAGTTACCTGGGATGCTGTTGATAAAGATATAACAAGTCAGCTTTCTTCGATTGCTGCAAAGGGAGGAGCAATTCGTATTGTTTCTTCAACATTATTAAGTCCTTCTACGAAATCGGTTATTGCTGATTTTACAACAAAATATCCAACAACACGTCATATTACTTATGACGCAAACAGTTCTTCTGCGATCGTAAAAGGTAACGAGCTTTCTTTTGGAAAAGCTGTGATACCATCTTACGCTTTCGACAAGGCGAAAGTAATTGTGGCTGTTGACGCTGACTTTTTGGGAGCATGGATTTCACCGGATGATTTCTCTCGCCAATATGCTGAGACACGCAAGTTGAGCAGTGCAAAAGACGGTAAAAAAGATATGTCCCGCCATTACCAGTTTGAATCTGTTCTTTCAATGACAGGTTCAAATGCAGATTATCGCTCGGCTGTAAAACCATCTCAGCTGGGTTTGGTTGTTACTTCGCTTTACAATAAAGTTGCAGCTAAGTTAGGTGGAAAATCCATTTCTGCACCTGCTGTTGAAGCAGCACATCTTGACAAAGCTGCCGCTGATCTTGTAGCAGCAAAAGGAAGTGCACTGGTAGTTTCTGGTATCAATGACCCTTCTGTTCAGGTTGTTGTAAATGCATTAAACAGTCTGCTTGGAAGCTACGGGTCAACAATTGATTTGGATACTCCGGTTAATTTCCGTCAGGGAAATGACATCGCGATGAACGAATTCGTTGATGAAGTTAAAGGTGGAAAAGTAGAAGCAGTAATTTTCTACGCAGCTAATCCGGTTTATGATCACCCACGTGGTTCTGAGCTAGCAACTGCAATTCCAAAAGTAGCTTTAAGTATTTCATTCAATGACCGTGCAGACGAAACTGCTTCATTAGTGAAATTTATTACTCCGGCACCTCATTACCTTGAATCATGGAATGATGCTGAACCCAAAGCAGGTTTTTACAGCTTGACACAGCCTACAATCAGTTTGATTTTCAGCACACGTCAGGCACAGGCAAGTTTGTTGAAATGGGCGGGTCAGCCATCTGACTATCATGAATACGTAAAAGCTTACTGGAGAAAAAATATATATACACAGGGCGGTACAGATAGTTTTGAAAAATTCTGGGTACAATCTCTGCATGATGGTTTCTTCAAAACCAACCGTACCGCATCCTCCGCAGGAGTAACTTTCGCAGGAAATGTTGACGAAGCAGCATCAGCAATCGGAAAAAAATATAAAGCATCTTCAACAGGAATTGAACTGGCGTTGTATGAAAACGTCGGTGTAGGCACCGGATTCGCAGCCAACAATCCATGGTTGCAGGAATTACCGGATCCTGTTACAAAAGCTACATGGGATAACCACGCAAGCATCTCTCAAAAAACTGCCAAAGAACTTGGTTTTGCTCAGGGTGATGTTGTAAAAGTTGACTTAAAAGGAAAATCTGTTGAAGTTCCTGTTATCATTCAGCCAGGTCAGGCTAATGGAACTGTTGCAATCACAATCGGTTACGGTCGTGAGAAAGCAGGAAAATCAGCAAATGGCGTGGGTAAGAATGTTTACCCGTTAGCTTCATTCTCAGCAGGATATTTGACTTTTGCACCAGGTGAAGTTACTGTTTCTAAAACAGGAGAAACCCGTGAAATCGCTCAAACGCAAACACATAATACTGTAATGGGCCGTAAGTCGGTTCTTCAGGAAACTGTATTAGCGCATTTCCAAAAAGATCCTCTTGCCGGACGTTTTATTCCAAAAATTGAAACATCAGAAGGAGCAGTAGATGCTACGGATCTTTCTCTTTGGAACGGACACAAATATCCAAATCACTCATGGGGTATGGTCATTGACCTTAACACATGTTTCGGTTGCGGATCTTGTGTGATCAGCTGCCAGTCTGAAAATAATATTCCGGTCGTAGGACGTCAGGAAGTTATTAACAGCCGCGAAATGCACTGGTTGCGTATTGACCGTTATTATAGCAGTGATGCAGAAGTAGGTGATTATACAGCCATGGAAGTTGCTTCGGAAAATCCGGAAGTTACATTCCAGCCTATGTTGTGTCAGCATTGCAACAATGCGCCTTGCGAAACGGTTTGTCCGGTTTTGGCAACAACCCATAGTTCGGAAGGTTTAAACCAGATGACTTATAACCGTTGTGTAGGTACTCGTTATTGTGCAAATAACTGCCCTTATAAAGTACGTCGTTTCAACTGGTTCAAATATTTTGACAACGATAACTTCGATTACCACTTCAATAACGATCTTGGTAAGATGGTTATCAACCCTGAGGTTACAGTACGTTCACGTGGTGTAATTGAAAAATGTTCAATGTGTGTTCATAAAATTCAGGAAGGTAAGCTAACAGCCAAGAAAGAAAGAAGACGCGTAGTTGACGGAGAAATTAACGTTGCTTGTGCTTCATCTTGTCCAACAGACGCGATTACTTTCGGTGACATGAACGATCCGGAAAGCAGAATTTCGAAGATTCTTGAAGTTGAAAGAGAAGGTCGTGCTTTCCACATGCTGGAAGAAATTAACGTACGTCCTCAGATTTCATATCTAACAAAAGTGAGAAATAAGGATGCAGCAGCTGTGAAGGAAGAAGCTAAAAAAGAACACGCCTAA